Sequence from the Pseudomonas frederiksbergensis genome:
ACCGAAGCGGTGTTCACGTCCACGCCCACGGCGTTCACGCAATCCTCCACAACGGCGTCGAGGCCGCGCGCCAATTTCAGTTGGGACACGTCATGCTGATACTGGCCGACACCGATGGATTTCGGATCGATCTTCACCAGTTCCGCCAATGGATCCTGCAGGCGACGGGCAATCGACACCGCGCCACGGATCGACACGTCCAGGTCCGGGAATTCCTTAGAGGCCAGTTCCGACGCGGAGTAAACCGACGCGCCGGCCTCGGAGACCATGACCTTGGTCATTTTCATGGCTGGGTACTTCTTGATCAGTTCGGCGGCCAACTTGTCAGTCTCGCGGCTGGCGGTGCCGTTGCCGATGGCGATCAGGTCCACCGAGTGCTTGGCGCACAGGGCGGCGAGCACGGCGAGGGTCTGGTCCCATTTATTGTGCGGCACGTGCGGGTAGACCGTGGCGTGGTCGAGCAGCTTGCCGGTGGAATCCACCACCGCCACCTTGCAACCGGTGCGCAGGCCCGGGTCCAGGCCCAGGGTGGCGCGCGGGCCGGCCGGCGCTGCCAGCAGCAAGTCGTGCAGGTTGTGGGCGAACACGTTGATCGCCTCGGTCTCGGCGTTATCGCGCAGCTCACCGAGCAAGTCGGTTTCCAGGTGGGTGTAGAGCTTGACCTTCCAGGTCCAGCGCACCACCTCGGCCAGCCATTTGTCGGCGGCGCGGTTCTGGTTCTGGATGCCGAACTGCTGGCCGATCATGCCTTCGCACGGGTGCATGGTCCCCGGCAATTCCTCGCCGACTTTCAACGCGGTGCTGAGGATGCCTTCGTTGCGACCCCGGAAAATCGCCAGGGCACGGTGGGACGGCATGCTCTTGAGTGGTTCGTCGTGCTCGAAGTAGTCGCGGAACTTGGCGCCTTCCTCTTCCTTGCCGGCGATGACGCGGGCGCTGAGGATGGCTTCCTGTTTAAGGAAGTTGCGCAGCTTCTCCAACAGATTGGCGTCTTCGGCGAAACGCTCCATGAGGATGTACTTGGCGCCTTCCAGCGCGGCCTTCACGTCCGCCACGCCTTTTTCGGCATCGACGAAGCGCGCGGCTTCGGTTTCCGGTGCCAGGCTCGGGTCGTTGAACAGGCCGTCGGCCAGCTCGCCGAGGCCTGCTTCCAGGGCAATCTGGCCCTTGGTGCGGCGCTTTTGCTTGTAGGGCAGGTACAAGTCTTCGAGGCGGGTCTTGGTGTCGGCCAGCTTGATGTCGCGCTCGAGTTGCGGAGTCAGCTTGCCCTGCTCCTGGATACTCGCGAGGATGCTGATGCGCCGTTCGTCGAGTTCGCGCAGGTAGCGCAGGCGCTCTTCCAGATGACGCAACTGGGTGTCATCGAGGCTGCCTGTCACTTCTTTCCGGTAACGGGCGATGAAAGGGACCGTGGAGCCTTCATCGAGTAGCGCGACGGCCGCTTCGACCTGTTGTGGGCGGACGCCGAGTTCCTCGGCGATGCGGCTGTTGATGCTGTCCATAAAACCACCTGACAAATTGTGAAATCAGGCTCGCCGCCGCGCAAATCGGGCTCGGCAAGACTGGTTGAGCGGCCTGGCATGCGCCGCTGCCTGGGTCAAAAGGCTGCCTGTTGACCCGCGAAATTCAAAAAGTGCTGCCTGGCCAGGGGTAAAAGTGTTCCGCCGGTTCAGCGATCCGGCCCGGTCCTGGCACAAAGGCCGCGCATTATAACCAGCGTTCCGCCGTTAGGGTGCGTCGTGCCCGCAGGCTGGATCAGTGGAATGCTGGAGATAGGCGAAAAATCTGCTAACAATGCACACGGTACGCACAGCGGCAGCTAGGCCATAATGCGCGCCGAGATCAAAGGAGCTTCCTATGAGCAGCACCGCACAAACTGCTGAAGGCGAAAAAATTCTGATTGTTGACGACGATCCTGGGCTGAGCAGCCTGCTGGAGCGCTTTTTCGTCAGCAAGGGCTACCGAGCCCGCACCGTACCGAACACCGAGCAGATGGACCGTCTGCTGGCCCGGGAGGTTTTCAACCTGGTGGTCCTCGACCTGATGCTGCCTGGTGAAGACGGCCTTACCGCCTGTCGTCGCCTGCGTGGCGCGAACAACCAGATCCCGATCATCATGCTGACCGCCAAGGGCGACGAGCTGAGCCGTATCAAGGGCCTGGAGCTGGGCGCCGACGATTACCTGGCCAAGCCGTTCAACCCGGACGAGCTGATGGCGCGGGTCAAGGCGGTCTTGCGTCGCCAGTCGGCGCCGGTGCCAGGCGCTCCGGGCAGCGAAGACGAGAGCGTGACCTTCGGCGACTATGAACTGTCGTTGGCCACTCGCGAGCTGAAGCGTGGCGACGAGATCCACATGCTTACCACCGGCGAATTCGCCGTGCTCAAGGCCTTGGTGATGAACGCGCGCCAGCCGCTGACGCGGGACAAGCTGATGAACCTGGCCCGTGGCCGCGAGTGGGATGCGCTGGAGCGCTCCATCGACGTGCAGATTTCCCGTCTGCGCCGGATGATCGAGCCCGATCCATCCAAGCCGCGTTATATCCAGACCGTCTGGGGCGTAGGTTACGTATTCGTGCCGGATGGCGCCGCCGGAAAGTGATCGGCGATTTGTAGGAGCGGGTAGCCTGGCTGGTTGAAGTCTTTTCCAGGCGACTCGCGGTCCGTCATTGTGCGAGCATCGCTCGCTCCTGCAAGTGTGTAGCGGCTATTCATGAAAACCCCCGTTTGGTTCCCCCAGAGTTTTTTCTCCCGCACCCTCTGGCTGGTGCTCATTGTCGTGCTTTTTTCCAAGGCGCTGACGCTGGTCTACCTGCTGATGAACGAAGATGTGCTGGTGGACCGTCAATACAGTCACGGCGTTGCCTTGACCTTGCGAGCCTACTGGGCGGCAGACGAAACCAATCGGGCGAAGATTGCCGAGGCGGCCACATTGATCCGGGTGGTCGGTGCCGGTGTACCGGAAGGCGAGCAGCACTGGCCGTACAGCGAGATTTATCAGCGGCAGATGCAGGCCGAGCTGGGTGCCGACACCGAGGTACGATTGCGCATGCATTCGCCGCCGGCCTTGTGGGTCCGCGCTCCAAGCCTGGGGGATGGTTGGCTGAAGGTTCCGCTGTACCCTCATCCGTTGCGTGGCCAGAAAATCTGGAACGTGCTGGGCTGGTTCCTGGCGATCGGCCTGTTATCGACAGCTTCGGCATGGATCTTCGTCAGCCAGCTCAACCAACCGCTCAAGCGCCTGGTCTACGCCGCCCGGCAGCTGGGGCAGGGGCGTAGCGTACGGTTGCCGATCAGCGACACGCCCAGTGAGATGACGGAGGTGTACCGCGCCTTCAACCAGATGGCCGAGGATGTCGAGCAGGCCGGACGCGAGCGTGAGCTGATGCTTGCGGGTGTCTCCCATGACTTGCGCACGCCCCTGACCCGATTGCGGCTTTCTTTGGAATTGATGGGCGAGCACACCGACCTGACCGACGAAATGGTCCGTGACATTGAAGACATGGACGCGATTCTCGACCAGTTCCTGGCGTTCATTCGAGACGGTCGTGATGAGTCGGTGGAAGAAGTCGACCTCAGCGACCTTGTCCGGGAGGTGGCTGCGCCCTATAACCAGAACGAAGAGAAGGTCCACCTGCGCCTGGAACCGATCCAGCCGTTTCCGTTACGTCGCGTATCGATGAAGCGCTTGCTGAACAACCTGATTGGCAACGCCCTGAACCATGCCGGCACCGGTGTGGAGGTTGCTGCCTACGTATCCGGCGATACCAGCGCGCCCTACGTCGTGCTGAGCGTCATGGACCGAGGCGCCGGCATCGATCCGTCGGAGTTGGAGGCGATCTTCAATCCATTCACCCGGGGTGATCGTGCCCGAGGTGGTAAGGGCACTGGGCTGGGCCTGGCGATCGTCAAGCGTATCGCCTCGATGCACGGCGGCAACGTCGAGCTGCGCAACCGAGTCGGTGGCGGGCTGGAAGCGCGGGTGCGGCTGCCGTTGGGCTTGATGCTGCCTCGGGATGCGGTGTAGCGACTCTCTCAAGTCAGGCAGCAAACCTGTGGAAGCAAGCTTGCTCCCACAGTAATTAAATGGATCAACCCTTGCCCTTGGTCCGGGTCATGTTCGGCCCACCATTCTTTTCCAGGTGCTCGATGATGATCCCCGCCACGTTCTTGCTGGTGGTGGTCTCGATGCCTTCCAGGCCTGGCGAAGAGTTGACCTCCATCACCAGCGGTCCGTGATTGGATCGCAGGATGTCCACGCCAGCCACCGCCAGCCCCATGACCTTGGCCGCACGCAGGGCGGTCATGCGTTCTTCCGGGGTGATCTTGATCAAACTGGCGCTACCGCCGCGATGCAGGTTGGAGCGAAATTCCCCTGGCCTGGCCTGGCGCTTCATCGAGGCGATCACCTTGTCGCCGACCACGAAACAACGAATGTCGGCGCCGCCGGCTTCCTTGATGTACTCCTGGACCATGATGTTCTGCTTCAGGCCCATGAACGCTTCGATCACCGACTCCGCCGCCGTCGCGGTTTCACACAGCACCACGCCAATGCCTTGGGTGCCCTCCAGCACCTTGATCACCAGAGGCGCGCCATTGACCATGGCGATGAGGTCGGGAATGTCATCCGGGGAGTGGGCGAAGCCGGTCACGGGCAAGCCGATACCGCGCCGAGACAGCAATTGCAGCGAGCGCAGCTTGTCTCGCGAGCGGGCAATCGCGACGGATTCATTGAGGGGATACACACCCATCATTTCGAACTGGCGCAGCACTGCACAACCGTAGAAGGTCACCGATGCGCCGATGCGCGGGATCACCGCATCGAAGCCTTCCAGGGGTTTGCCGCGGTAATGGATCTGCGGCTTGTGGCTGGCGATGTTCATGTAGGCGCGCAGGGTATCGATCACCACCATTTCATGGCCACGTTCGGTCCCGGCTTCAACGAGACGACGAGTGGAATACAGACGCGGATTTCGCGACAGCACAGCGATCTTCATGCAACACCTGTGGCAGAGGTAGTGGACACCGGGAATGCCGGCTTGTCTTGAACGTATTTGATGCCTGGATTGACCACCAATTGGCCGTCAATCAAGGCTTTGGAACCCAGCAACAGGCGATAGCGCATGGATTTGCGGCAGGCGAGGGTGAATTCGACCCGCCAGAACCGATCGCCCAGTGCCAACGTGGTGCTGATCACGTAGCGGACCTGGGCGTGGCCGTTGGAACTCTTGATGGTCTTGCGCGCCACCAGCGGCGCTTCGCAACGGCGATGACGCAGTTGTACGACGGTGCCAAGGTGTGCGGTGAAGCGCACCCATTTTTCGCCGTCACGCTCGAACGGTTCGATGTCGGTGGCATGCAGGCTGGAGGTGCTGGCGCCAGTGTCGATTTTCGCCCGCAGCCCCGCGACTCCCAGGTCCGGGAGCGCCACCCATTCGCGCAGACCGACGACGGTCAGATGGTCAAAAGTCTTCAAATAAAACAACCTGAAATTGGCACATCGGATAGCGGACTCCGCGAATCGCGGTATTCACGCAGAATAATCACAAAATGGCGACAGTTATCTACGTACTTGTTTGCAGGTGTAACCGTTACCGACGCATGCCGTGCGAACGGTGGGGTCGGCGGGCATTCTATCCGTCGGGACGGATTCGTGCGCCCGACAAAAACGGTAGTACAGTTCCAGCTATTGGTTAGAAAGAGGAATCGCAGTGGCACAAAAAAGCGAAGAGGATGACAAGGTCCGTCTCGATAAATGGTTGTGGGCGGCACGATTCTACAAGACCCGAGCCTTGGCCAAGGCCGCCATTGAAAGCGGCAAGGTCCATCACCGGGGCGAGCGT
This genomic interval carries:
- a CDS encoding ATP-binding protein codes for the protein MKTPVWFPQSFFSRTLWLVLIVVLFSKALTLVYLLMNEDVLVDRQYSHGVALTLRAYWAADETNRAKIAEAATLIRVVGAGVPEGEQHWPYSEIYQRQMQAELGADTEVRLRMHSPPALWVRAPSLGDGWLKVPLYPHPLRGQKIWNVLGWFLAIGLLSTASAWIFVSQLNQPLKRLVYAARQLGQGRSVRLPISDTPSEMTEVYRAFNQMAEDVEQAGRERELMLAGVSHDLRTPLTRLRLSLELMGEHTDLTDEMVRDIEDMDAILDQFLAFIRDGRDESVEEVDLSDLVREVAAPYNQNEEKVHLRLEPIQPFPLRRVSMKRLLNNLIGNALNHAGTGVEVAAYVSGDTSAPYVVLSVMDRGAGIDPSELEAIFNPFTRGDRARGGKGTGLGLAIVKRIASMHGGNVELRNRVGGGLEARVRLPLGLMLPRDAV
- a CDS encoding Tex family protein; translation: MDSINSRIAEELGVRPQQVEAAVALLDEGSTVPFIARYRKEVTGSLDDTQLRHLEERLRYLRELDERRISILASIQEQGKLTPQLERDIKLADTKTRLEDLYLPYKQKRRTKGQIALEAGLGELADGLFNDPSLAPETEAARFVDAEKGVADVKAALEGAKYILMERFAEDANLLEKLRNFLKQEAILSARVIAGKEEEGAKFRDYFEHDEPLKSMPSHRALAIFRGRNEGILSTALKVGEELPGTMHPCEGMIGQQFGIQNQNRAADKWLAEVVRWTWKVKLYTHLETDLLGELRDNAETEAINVFAHNLHDLLLAAPAGPRATLGLDPGLRTGCKVAVVDSTGKLLDHATVYPHVPHNKWDQTLAVLAALCAKHSVDLIAIGNGTASRETDKLAAELIKKYPAMKMTKVMVSEAGASVYSASELASKEFPDLDVSIRGAVSIARRLQDPLAELVKIDPKSIGVGQYQHDVSQLKLARGLDAVVEDCVNAVGVDVNTASVALLARISGLNATLAQNIVTHRDEHGAFKTRAALKKVPRLGEKTFEQAAGFLRVMNGDNPLDSSAVHPEAYPLVQRIAAQTDRDIRSLIGDAAFLKRLDPKKFTDETFGLPTVTDILQELEKPGRDPRPEFKTAEFQEGVEDLKDLQPGMILEGVVTNVTNFGAFVDIGVHQDGLVHISALSEKFIKDPREAVKAGDVVKVKVMEVDIPRKRVGLSMRMSDTPGEKVDGARGARPGAAPRQSQNTAPRKETATAAPANNAMASLFANAKQLKKR
- the ompR gene encoding two-component system response regulator OmpR, translating into MSSTAQTAEGEKILIVDDDPGLSSLLERFFVSKGYRARTVPNTEQMDRLLAREVFNLVVLDLMLPGEDGLTACRRLRGANNQIPIIMLTAKGDELSRIKGLELGADDYLAKPFNPDELMARVKAVLRRQSAPVPGAPGSEDESVTFGDYELSLATRELKRGDEIHMLTTGEFAVLKALVMNARQPLTRDKLMNLARGREWDALERSIDVQISRLRRMIEPDPSKPRYIQTVWGVGYVFVPDGAAGK
- the rimK gene encoding 30S ribosomal protein S6--L-glutamate ligase is translated as MKIAVLSRNPRLYSTRRLVEAGTERGHEMVVIDTLRAYMNIASHKPQIHYRGKPLEGFDAVIPRIGASVTFYGCAVLRQFEMMGVYPLNESVAIARSRDKLRSLQLLSRRGIGLPVTGFAHSPDDIPDLIAMVNGAPLVIKVLEGTQGIGVVLCETATAAESVIEAFMGLKQNIMVQEYIKEAGGADIRCFVVGDKVIASMKRQARPGEFRSNLHRGGSASLIKITPEERMTALRAAKVMGLAVAGVDILRSNHGPLVMEVNSSPGLEGIETTTSKNVAGIIIEHLEKNGGPNMTRTKGKG